From Syngnathus typhle isolate RoL2023-S1 ecotype Sweden linkage group LG13, RoL_Styp_1.0, whole genome shotgun sequence, a single genomic window includes:
- the kcnj9 gene encoding G protein-activated inward rectifier potassium channel 3, which translates to MAVENSVLPPRPDSLSLPVDHKPEGEQETVNEAPMPPADDHGVFNVSEELGHVVTSEVPKVKRSFQSKMAEREATVNQTRKKIQPEKERGRFGWARARRKRQRYVEKNGRCNVQHGNMRETYRYLTDIFTTLVDLNWRCSLFVFVMAYAVTWLFFGAIWYLIAYCRGDLDHLEDETWTPCVNNVNGFISAFLFSIETETTIGYGHRVITDQCPVGTMLLLLQAILGSMVNAFMVGCMFVKISQPNKRAETLVFSKHAVISLRDDKLCLMFRVGDLRSSHIVGANMRAKLIKSKQTQEGEFIPLDQTDISVGFETGDDRLFLVSPLVISHEIDARSPFWDMSQSQLEKEDFEIVVILEGMVEATGMTCQARSSYLAEEVQWGHRFSPMMLLAEGFFDIDYGAFHHTFEVDTPSCSARELSLAAARLDAHLYWSISSRLDEEPTLVQQATEEPPPSQAPPPPQAPPPPPQAPPPESPLANDKGEAPTFIVGEMTDVSAPLPGLGELNGSIQSAACEA; encoded by the exons ATGGCTGTGGAGAACTCCGTCCTGCCCCCGCGCCCGGACTCGCTCTCATTGCCCGTGGACCACAAGCCGGAAGGGGAGCAGGAGACGGTCAACGAGGCCCCGATGCCTCCTGCCGACGACCATGGTGTCTTCAACGTGTCTGAGGAGCTGGGCCACGTTGTCACCAGTGAAGTACCCAAAGTGAAGAGGTCGTtccaatccaagatggccgagcGGGAGGCCACAGTCAATCAGACCAGGAAGAAAATCCAaccagagaaagagagagggcgATTTGGGTGGG CTCGCGCTCGGCGCAAGAGGCAGCGCTACGTTGAGAAGAACGGCCGCTGCAACGTGCAACATGGCAACATGCGGGAGACCTACCGCTACCTGACTGACATCTTCACCACGCTGGTTGACCTCAACTGGCGCTGCTCGCTCTTTGTCTTTGTCATGGCCTATGCCGTCACGTGGCTCTTCTTTGGTGCCATTTGGTACCTCATCGCCTATTGTAG GGGCGATCTGGATCACCTGGAGGACGAGACGTGGACACCGTGCGTCAACAATGTCAACGGCTTCATTTCGGCCTTCCTCTTCTCCATCGAGACAGAGACCACCATCGGCTACGGCCACCGCGTCATCACCGACCAGTGTCCCGTGGGCAccatgttgctgctgctgcaagccATCCTGGGCTCCATGGTCAACGCCTTCATG GTGGGCTGCATGTTCGTGAAGATCTCGCAACCCAACAAGCGGGCCGAGACGCTGGTGTTCTCCAAGCACGCCGTCATCTCGCTGCGGGACGACAAACTGTGTCTGATGTTCCGGGTGGGCGACCTGCGCAGCTCGCACATTGTGGGCGCTAACATGAGGGCCAAGCTCATTAAGTCCAAGCAGACGCAGGAGG GCGAATTCATCCCCCTGGATCAGACGGACATAAGCGTGGGCTTCGAGACGGGCGACGACCGCCTCTTCCTGGTGTCGCCGCTGGTAATATCGCATGAGATTGACGCTCGCTCGCCCTTCTGGGACATGTCACAGTCGCAGCTAGAGAAGGAGGACTTTGAGATCGTGGTCATCCTAGAGGGAATGGTGGAGGCAACAG GCATGACGTGCCAAGCCCGAAGTTCCTACTTGGCTGAGGAGGTGCAATGGGGCCACCGCTTCAGTCCCATGATGTTGCTGGCTGAGGGCTTCTTTGATATTGACTACGGTGCTTTCCATCACACCTTCGAG GTAGACACGCCCTCCTGTTCGGCACGAGAGCTCTCATTGGCTGCCGCCAGGTTGGACGCTCACCTCTACTGGTCCATCTCCAGCCGGCTGGACGAGGAGCCCACCCTCGTCCAGCAAGCCACCGAGGAGCCGCCGCCGTCGCAGGCACCTCCGCCGCCGCAGgcacctccgccgccgccgcaggcaCCACCGCCTGAGAGTCCCCTAGCCAACGACAAAGGGGAGGCGCCCACCTTCATCGTGGGCGAGATGACTGATGTCAGCGCTCCGTTGCCGGGGCTCGGCGAACTCAACGGCAGCATCCAGTCGGCGGCCTGCGAGGCTTAG
- the eif3f gene encoding eukaryotic translation initiation factor 3 subunit F — MSVFGPVVKVHPVVIASICDSYERRNEGASRVIGTLLGTIDKHSIEVTNCFSVPHNESEDEVAVDMEFAKSMYELHKRVSPTEVIIGWYATGFDITEHSVLIHEYYSREATNPIHLTADTALQSSKMNIRAYVSAQMGVPGKTVGVMFTPLTVKYVYYDTERIGVDLLQRTRLITGRTKGLTSDLSQVVGSAARVQDMLTTVLAYIEDVLSGKVTADNSVGRFLMDLVNKVPTISAEDFENMINSNINDLLMVTYLSNLTQAQIALNEKLVLL, encoded by the exons ATGTCGGTGTTCGGACCGGTTGTGAAGGTTCATCCCGTCGTTATCGCCTCCATTTGTGACTCGTACGAGCGACGAAATGAGGGAGCGAGTCGCGTGATTGGTACTTTATTAG GTACCATTGACAAGCACTCGATAGAGGTGACCAACTGCTTCTCTGTGCCCCACAATGAGTCTGAAGACGAG GTCGCCGTGGACATGGAGTTTGCCAAGAGTATGTACGAACTTCACAAGCGGGTGTCGCCCACTGAGGTCATCATCGGCTGGTATGCCACGGGCTTCGACATCACTGAGCACTCTGTGCTCATCCACGAGTATTACAGCCGCGAGGCCACCAACCCCATCCACCTGACAGCTGACACAGCTCTGCAGAGCAGCAAGATGAACATCCGCGCTTACGTCAG TGCGCAAATGGGTGTGCCAGGGAAGACGGTTGGTGTGATGTTTACTCCACTCACAGTCAAATACGTGTACTACGACACGGAGAGGATAGGCG tggaCCTTCTGCAGAGGACACGTCTCATTACCGGTCGCACCAAGGGACTGACGTCCGATCTCTCCCAGGTGGTTGGCTCGGCCGCCCGCGTCCAGGACATGCTGACCACCGTGCTGGCGTACATCGAGGATGTGCTG TCGGGCAAGGTGACAGCGGACAACAGCGTGGGCCGCTTCTTGATGGACCTGGTCAACAAGGTGCCCACCATCTCGGCAGAGGACTTTGAGAATATGATCAACTCCAACATCAAC GACCTTCTGATGGTGACCTACCTGTCCAACCTCACCCAAGCACAGATTGCCCTTAATGAGAAGCTGGTGCTGCTCTGA
- the LOC133165969 gene encoding MICOS complex subunit MIC26-like: MSLLFRRTGHAWQPGIMLKVTGRLVVGAFSLGPATVYAAAGDGNKPQPAKLSWEDLSLYVAPQQEKAALEEPVAGELEQCVATLRKLAEPYTTWCRTTYDRIEPKVQLAGDSWAFVKNPPGDFHAKAGIIGCTGLLGLLLARRSRVKRVIYPVVLMATTASLYYPERAVVIARSTEDTLYEKAVNGYAAVENFMKPQNKKAEPGLDSAGKR; encoded by the coding sequence ATGTCCCTCCTGTTTCGCCGTACTGGCCACGCATGGCAACCAGGGATCATGTTGAAGGTGACAGGTAGACTCGTGGTCGGAGCTTTCAGTTTGGGGCCTGCCACCGTCTACGCCGCAGCTGGTGACGGAAATAAACCCCAGCCTGCAAAATTAAGCTGGGAAGACCTGTCTCTGTACGTTGCGCCGCAACAAGAGAAAGCCGCGCTCGAAGAGCCCGTCGCCGGGGAACTGGAGCAGTGTGTCGCCACCCTGCGGAAGCTCGCGGAGCCGTACACTACTTGGTGTCGGACAACGTACGACCGCATCGAACCCAAAGTCCAGCTGGCGGGCGACTCTTGGGCGTTCGTCAAAAACCCACCGGGGGATTTCCACGCTAAAGCCGGTATCATTGGTTGTACTGGCTTGCTGGGGCTGCTTCTCGCCAGACGCTCGCGGGTGAAAAGGGTCATCTACCCGGTGGTCCTTATGGCCACCACTGCCTCTCTGTATTACCCGGAACGTGCAGTAGTCATCGCCAGGTCCACCGAGGACACCCTCTACGAGAAAGCCGTGAACGGCTACGCCGCCGTGGAGAACTTCATGAAGccgcaaaacaaaaaggccGAGCCGGGCCTCGACTCTGCAGGGAAACGTTGA
- the dnaaf6 gene encoding protein PIH1D3 isoform X1 translates to MAYLDVSSINNMKALSALLSPEQGDENDEDYQVGIISHDAPPLAKMGPGHIGPPAKKEKEEVSAYLKKNSKDVWSEEEVAEGPQYEDITDPRPQPQYEIILKQNVGTEDIFLGLSRKDPSSMCCEAMLVKIKLPDSKAADVSLEVKEKFLDIRTPKYRLGLHLPHPVHQQEGKAQFFSEREELEVTLLMNRPLDAINMQ, encoded by the exons ATGGCATATCTTGACGTCTCGTCCATTAACAATATGAAGGCGCTGTCTGCCTTGCTTTCCCCTGAACAAGGAGATGAAAATGACGAAGACTATCAAGTGGGTATAATTTCCCAT GATGCACCTCCTTTGGCAAAAATGGGCCCTGGACATATCGGCCCCCCGGCCAAAAAGGAGAAAGAAG AGGTGTCGGCATATTTGAAAAAGAACAGCAAAGACGTGTGGAGCGAAGAAGAAGTGGCTGAGGGCCCGCAGTACGAAGATATCACTGACCCAAGGCCGCAGCCTCA ATATGAAATCATCCTCAAACAAAATGTCGGCACAGAGGATATTTTTTTGGGCTTGAGCAGAAAGGACCCTTCCTCCATGTGCTGTGAAGCAATGTTG GTGAAGATCAAACTTCCAGACAGCAAAGCGGCCGACGTGAGTCTGGAGGTGAAAGAAAAGTTCCTTGATATTCGGACACCAAAATA TAGACTGGGCCTCCACCTTCCACACCCTGTTCACCAACAGGAGGGCAAGGCTCAGTTTTTTAGTGAACGAGAGGAGCTAGAGGTGACGCTGCTGATGAATCGACCACTGGACGCCATCAATATGCAGTGA
- the dnaaf6 gene encoding protein PIH1D3 isoform X2 → MAYLDVSSINNMKALSALLSPEQGDENDEDYQDAPPLAKMGPGHIGPPAKKEKEEVSAYLKKNSKDVWSEEEVAEGPQYEDITDPRPQPQYEIILKQNVGTEDIFLGLSRKDPSSMCCEAMLVKIKLPDSKAADVSLEVKEKFLDIRTPKYRLGLHLPHPVHQQEGKAQFFSEREELEVTLLMNRPLDAINMQ, encoded by the exons ATGGCATATCTTGACGTCTCGTCCATTAACAATATGAAGGCGCTGTCTGCCTTGCTTTCCCCTGAACAAGGAGATGAAAATGACGAAGACTATCAA GATGCACCTCCTTTGGCAAAAATGGGCCCTGGACATATCGGCCCCCCGGCCAAAAAGGAGAAAGAAG AGGTGTCGGCATATTTGAAAAAGAACAGCAAAGACGTGTGGAGCGAAGAAGAAGTGGCTGAGGGCCCGCAGTACGAAGATATCACTGACCCAAGGCCGCAGCCTCA ATATGAAATCATCCTCAAACAAAATGTCGGCACAGAGGATATTTTTTTGGGCTTGAGCAGAAAGGACCCTTCCTCCATGTGCTGTGAAGCAATGTTG GTGAAGATCAAACTTCCAGACAGCAAAGCGGCCGACGTGAGTCTGGAGGTGAAAGAAAAGTTCCTTGATATTCGGACACCAAAATA TAGACTGGGCCTCCACCTTCCACACCCTGTTCACCAACAGGAGGGCAAGGCTCAGTTTTTTAGTGAACGAGAGGAGCTAGAGGTGACGCTGCTGATGAATCGACCACTGGACGCCATCAATATGCAGTGA